The following coding sequences lie in one Cryptococcus neoformans var. neoformans B-3501A chromosome 2, whole genome shotgun sequence genomic window:
- a CDS encoding hypothetical protein (HMMPfam hit to XPG_I, XPG I-region, score: 37.6, E(): 2.4e-08), which produces MGVSGLWDLLRPSAASVTLHTLSKEAFLENKNGLRALTVGIDASIWIFHAAVPQHGENPFLRTIFFKITALLQHPVLPVFVFDGPNKPAMKRNQKVGGKFGTHDYRSKQFKALLDTCGLEWWNAPGEAEAELAVMNRQGKIDAILSDDGDALLFGAKCLIRNSSPTLSGSLASSTKNNPSAGSKRDYDVYTLSRICGEWAKEQDTELTSEESCTMAMVWIALLSGGDYTPEGLYSIGHKISYGLAKAGLSDYLKEYCRDKQAFLKSLPGLHARMVEELRTNSSKQQDKRYPDRSNKLSAMSPSQLFPTSTLDAYLSPCTSPLDDPSQGWPGFGQGSCSMARGKARSEGRGDMEGMAAACEKYFEWGTKDLVCKKFAGESVGIFGAEIMNAAREAVRARDSLGLGVGIGPEKTPSRITSFFQQSVPSPISSKSTGASQFPNPATQLRDTVPPHIVQIHSERTSKDGTEKDYRISFHQDVYVERCRNAMLGIRVDPSELPQEEKNRLGLADHADKDNDDKVSATQTASKSEIRVWLPQYLVREAWPELVKAYDDKLAAKTASKLKTPKKDVQPLKTNAAGKAKRGRGKKALEADGEDVNAFTSFFSQRPKESTLDAFEEEEEQIEPTPPQSKATQEVIDLSLSPSPSPPASPTQKSSNNAEKKKLARPALNTSTSSTPSGGEKGEGSSRTARRARKKIHKSTSPLKTITDLSKSSPSPEQSTATPTITPRFSSRTFRKTISSPSAFPPRRVQAQEVIDLCSSSEEDTAPAKPIHRRQAARSPKISSPPSGILSSSTKINTQSSRSSRSTSVSFPACPLNKPSSRSPRESSILSHPLLSGSSQSSSLSPPPPTPPNTQRATSPKKTKVSSPARRRPKYKIISSTKDGEVIDCTMRR; this is translated from the exons ATGGGTGTTTCTGGTCTTTGGGAC CTTCTGAGACCAAGTGCGGCGAGCGTTACGCTACATACGCTCTCCAAAGAAGCCTTTTTGGAAAATAAGAACGGCCTGAGAGCACTCACAGTTGGTATAGATGCTTC AATTTGGATCTTTCATGCGGCTGTACCTCAACATGGTGAAAACCCTTTCCTAAGGACCATATTTTTCAAGATCACAGCATTACTCCAACATCCTGTACTGCCAGTATTTGTTTTTG ATGGTCCCAACAAGCCTGCgatgaaaagaaatcaGAAGGTCGGGGGAAAATTCGGAACCCATGATTACCGAAGCAAACAGTTTAAGGCCTTACTTGACACCTGTGGTCTTGAATGGTGGAAC GCGCCGGGAGAGGCGGAAGCAGAGTTGGCTGTAATGAATCGGCAAGGAAAGATAGATGCCATTTTGTCCGATGACGGAGATGCTCTTCTATTTGGAGCGAAATGTCTCATCAGGAA TTCTTCCCCGACTCTCTCAGGATCGCTGGCTTCTTCAACGAAGAATAATCCATCTGCCGGCTCTAAACGTGATTACGACGTATATACACTATCCCGGATCTGTGGAGAATGGGCAAAAGAGCAGGACACCGAACTGACATCTGAAGAAAGCTGCACAATGGCAATGGTATGGATTGCCCTTTTAAGTGGCGGAGACTACACGCCCGAAGGACTCTACAGTATCG GACATAAAATATCCTACGGTCTTGCCAAAGCTGGGCTTTCTGACTACTTGAAAGAATACTGCCGTGACAAGCAAGCTTTCCTGAAGTCTTTGCCCGGGCTTCACGCTCGTATGGTGGAAGAACTCCGGACAAATTCTTCTAAACAGCAGGACAAGCGTTACCCTGATCGCTCTAACAAGCTCTCAGCAATGTCCCCTTCGCAGCTGTTTCCAACGTCCACTTTGGACGCTTATCTCAGCCCATGCACTAGCCCTTTGGACGACCCTTCTCAAGGATGGCCTGGTTTCGGACAGGGAAGCTGTTCCATGGCCAgaggaaaggcaaggagTGAAGGGAGAGGCGATATGGAGGGCATGGCAGCAGCATGTGAGAAATATTTTGAATGGGGAACCAAGGATCTTGTGTGCAAGAAATTTGCAGGAGAGTCTGTGGGTATCTTTGGAGCAGAAATTATGAACGCCGCTCGAGAGGCGGTACGCGCTAGGGATAGCTTGGGTCTAGGCGTTGGCATAGGTCCAGAGAAGACGCCTTCGAGAAttacttccttctttcaacaGTCTGTCCCATCTCCTATATCGTCCAAATCGACCGGAGCTTCTCAGTTTCCTAACCCGGCAACTCAGCTGCGCGATACCGTTCCACCTCATATCGTCCAAATCCACTCAGAGAGGACAAGTAAAGATGGAACGGAGAAAGACTACCGCATCTCATTTCACCAGGATGTGTATGTTGAACGTTGCCGCAATGCCATGCTTGGCATACGAGTCGACCCTAGCGAACTTcctcaagaagaaaagaacagACTAGGACTCGCCGACCATGCTGATAAAGACAACGATGATAAAGTGTCCGCAACTCAAACGGCCTCCAAGTCTGAAATCAGAGTCTGGCTTCCTCAATACCTCGTACGAGAGGCATGGCCGGAACTAGTCAAAGCTTACGATGATAAGCTGGCTGCCAAAACGGCCAGTAAGTTGAAAACGCCTAAAAAGGATGTCCAGCCTTTGAAAACAAATGCCGCTGGTAAGGcaaagaggggaagggggaagaaggcgcTTGAAGCAGACGGGGAGGATGTAAATGCGttcacctccttcttcagtcAACGCCCCAAAGAATCAACACTAGATGcttttgaggaggaagaagagcaaatTGAGCCAACGCCACCGCAAAGTAAGGCTACGCAAGAGGTCATCGATCTCAGCCTGTCgccttccccttcaccacctGCATCTCCCACGCAAAAGTCCTCAAATAATGCcgagaaaaagaagctAGCACGACCAGCTCTTAACACATCTACCTCCAGTACACCGTCCGGTGGAGAGAAAGGTGAAGGCTCCAGTCGAACTGCCCGGCGTGCTCGTAAAAAAATCCACAAATCCACTTCACCTTTAAAAACGATCACCGACCTCTCCAagtcttccccttctcctgaGCAGTCCACGGCAACTCCCACTATCACCCCACGGTTCTCCAGTCGAACGTTCAGAAAGACTATATCCTCGCCATCTGCCTTCCCACCACGCCGGGTGCAGGCTCAGGAAGTTATCGATCTCTGCTCATCGAGTGAAGAGGATACAGCTCCAGCGAAGCCCATTCATCGTAGACAAGCCGCCAGGTCGCCTAAAATCTCATCCCCGCCATCTGGTATTCTTTCTAGTTCCACTAAGATCAATACCCAATCATCTCGTTCATCTCGCTCTACCTCTGTCTCATTTCCTGCCTGTCCTTTGAACAAACCAAGCTCACGCTCGCCACGGGAAAGTTCGATACTCAGCcaccctctcctttctGGGTCTAGCCAATCATCCTCCCTATCGCCTCCCCCGCCTACACCTCCTAATACACAAAGAGCAACATCCccaaagaaaacaaaagtATCATCCCCGGCTAGGCGACGGCCAAAGTACAAAATTATCAGCTCGACAAAAGACGGCGAAGTCATTGATTGTACGATGCGACGATAA
- a CDS encoding hypothetical protein (Match to EST gb|CF191101.1|CF191101) yields the protein MINISYYTLPLVHLQTLGASIRFATRRLGFRNNVNPRQVLDDMEKSGKVKPKTLEKLRRRQAAHENCFENEAIFIGAVIAGNQVGLSTKYMNIMSVSYFLLRCIYIWMYINFADQKKSYWRTIVYWTSNFCFLTTFVKCGLKLNAGD from the exons ATGATCAATATCTCTTATTACACCCTTCCCCtcgtccatctccaaactctTGGGGCTTCCATCCGATTTGCTACCCGACGATTGGGTTTCCGCAACAATGTTAACCCTCGTCAAGTGCTTGATGATATGGAAAAGTCTGGCAAGGTGAAACCCAAGACTTTGGAAAAGCTCAGAAGGAGGCAAGCAGCCCACGAGAACTGCTTTGAGAATGAGGCGATCTTTATCGGAGCCGTC ATCGCTGGTAACCAGGTAGGGCTTTCGACCAAGTACATGAACATCATGTCCGTGTCATACTTTCTGCTTCGATGTATCTACA TCTGGATGTACATTAATTTTGCAGATCAAAAGAAATCGTATTGGAGGACGATTGTCTATTGGACCAGCAACT TTTGCTTCCTCACCACATTCGTCAAGTGCGGCCTCAAGTTGAACGCTGGCGATTAG
- a CDS encoding hypothetical protein (Match to EST gb|CF193367.1|CF193367) — MSAGTQSQGPRPVRTTASAPQTPYLGRLFFHVGTAAVMASGFHAMRSATTFGDFIEPQYGGFYQFLTILGLICSSIAMLFSGASDLLPNIALIKLIKRVFLLVSLPVELVISSIYWSIILTAPHLMLPPTSPDAVQGEPSSSGTGPSLFRIPLWMDLSMHLVPAVALLIDFFLLEKKYPKPFSTYVALFLAAAFGTSYGIWVEHCASINGVFPYPFLTIMELKGRVLTYIGATLGAWGVFRGLNGMHK, encoded by the exons ATGAGTGCCGGCACTCAATCACAAGGGCCACGACCCGTTCGCACTACCGCTTCTGCCCCCCAAACCCCATATTTAGGGcgactcttctttcatGTCGGCACAGCAGCTGTCATGGCCAGCGGATTTCACGCTATGCGGAGCGCGACGACTTTTGGCGACTTTATTGAGCCTCAG TATGGAG GCTTCTATCAATTCTTGACTATCCTTGG TCTCATTTGCTCTAGCATCGCCATGCTCTTCTCAGGAGCATCCGATTTATTGCCCAATATCGCAT TAATCAAATTGATCAAGAGAGTGTTCCTGCTTGTATCTTTACCAGTGGAACTTGTCATCTCGTCCATCTAC TGGTCAATCATTCTCACTGCTCCTCACCTTATGCTTCCGCCTACCTCTCCAGATGCAGTTCAAGGTGAACCCTCTTCATCAGGCACTGGACCGAGCCTCTTCCGAATCCCGCTGTGGATGGATCTCAGCATGCACTTGGTGCCGGCCGTTGCTCTTCTTATTG actttttccttcttgaaaAAAAGTACCCCAAACCATTTTCTACCTACGtcgcccttttccttgcgGCCGCTTTCGGTACATCATACGGTATCTGGGTCGAACACTGTGCCAGCATCAACGGTGTTTTCCCATACCCATTTTTGACGATTATGGAATTGAAGGGTCGTGTCCTGACCTATATTGGGGCGACGTTGGGAGCGTGGGGGGTATTCAGGGGATTGAACGGCATGCACAAGTGA
- a CDS encoding hypothetical protein (HMMPfam hit to Fer2, 2Fe-2S iron-sulfur cluster binding domain, score: 48.3, E(): 2.1e-11; HMMPfam hit to Molybdopterin, Molybdopterin oxidoreductase, score: 343.8, E(): 2.3e-100), with amino-acid sequence MLPRLAARHISRQVAGPSRARLFSTTIPKRADVTLTIDGKEVSVPAGTALIQACEKAGATVPRFCYHDRLAIAGNCRMCLVEVERSPKPVASCAMPVMPGSKVFTNTPLVHKAREGVMEFLLANHPLDCPICDQGGECDLQDQSMRYGSDRGRFHEITGKRAVENKDLGPIVKTSMNRCIQCTRCVRFANDVAGVEDFGTTGRGNDLQIGMYIEKTMDSEMSGNIIDLCPVGALTSKPYAFQARPWELKKTESVDVLDAVGANIRIDSRGIEVMRIQPKINDEINEEWISDKTRYAYDGLKYQRLTTPLVREGNRFVPAGWEQALETIRHGLINSGAKGDEIKAVAGHLADTEALVALKDLMNRLGSENLALDQKLGDLPSVANVDIRSNYLFNTGIENVEDADAVLFIGTNPRHEAATINSRFRKSFLYRGADFAVIGEKFDSIFEYDHLGTSAKDVAAFFGGKDAGSFSKMWKDAKKPLIVVGSAVLETKDGAAVLAEVSKHVLANSDKFLTPEWTGYSVLQRGKETNEPQAVSRAAAYDIGFTPSASASSTKPKFVYLLNADEIDPASIPEDAFVVYQGHHGDFGAQFADVCLPAAAYTEKSMTWINTEGRSQLGRTAVPPPGASREDWKIVRALSEIVGQPLPYDTVHDLRLRLHSISPSLVRYDEIERPSPEVIKLGLEALSKSTVKPSAEPLKKPIQDFYRTDPISRASVTMASCSKAFTRKDYHISNVDESGAQASYA; translated from the exons ATGCTCCCCAGGCTCGCCGCCAGACACATCTCCAGACAGGTCGCCGGCCCTTCCA GGGCCCGGCTCTTTTCGACCACCATCCCCAAGCGAGCAGATGTCACCCTCACTATCGACGGCAAGGAGGTTTCTGTCCCCGCCGGCACCGCATTGATCCAGGCGTGTGAGAAAGC CGGTGCTACCGTTCCCAGATT CTGTTACCACGACCGATTAGCAATTGCTGGTAACTGCCGAATGTGCTTGGTCGAG GTTGAGAGATCACCAAAACCCGTCGCTTCGTGTGCTATGCCCGTCATGCCCGGCTCCAAAGTTTTCACCAACACTCCCCTTGTCCACAAAGCCCGTGAAGGTGTCATGGAATTCCTCCTTGCCAACCACCCGCTCGACTGCCCTATCTGTGACCAAGGTGGCGAGTGTGATCTTCAGGATCAGTCTATGCGATATGGCTCCGACCGTGGGCGTTTCCACGAAATTACCGGAAAGAGGGCGGTGGAGAACAAGGACCTCGGACCAATTGTCAAGACCTCGATGAACAGGTGTATTCAGTGTACCCGATGTGTTAGGTTCGCCAACGACGTTGCTGGTGTTGAGGACTTTGGTACTACCGGCCGAGGAAACGATCTCCAAATTGGCATGTACATTGAGAAGACTATGGATTCTGAAATGTCCGGTAACATTATCGACCTTTGTCCCGTCGGCGCCCTTACTTCCAAGCCTTATGCCTTCCAGGCTCGACCTTGggaattgaagaagacggagagTGTTGACGTTTTGGACGCTGTCGGTGCCAACATTCGAATTGACTCTCGTGGTATCGAGGTCATGCGAATTCAACCCAAGATCAACGACGAGATCAACGAGGAGTGGATCAGTGACAAGACTCGATACGCCTACGATGGTTTGAAGTACCAGCGATTGACCACTCCCCTTGTCAGGGAGGGTAACCGATTTGTTCCCGCGGGCTGGGAGCAGGCTTTGGAGACTATCCGACATGGTCTTATCAACTCTGGTGCGAAGGGTGACGAGATCAAGGCTGTGGCCGGTCACCTGGCCGATACCGAAGCCCTTGTCGCTCTCAAGGACTTGATGAACAGATTAGGCTCCGAGAACCTTGCCCTCGACCAGAAGCTTGGTGATCTTCCTTCTGTCGCCAACGTTGACATTCGATCCAACTACCTCTTCAACACTGGAATTGAGAACGTTGAGGATGCCGACGCTGTCCTTTTCATCGGTACCAACCCTCGACATGAGGCTGCCACCATCAACTCTAGGTTCCGAAAGTCATTCCTTTACCGAGGTGCTGACTTTGCCGTCATTGGTGAGAAGTTTGACTCAATTTTCGAGTACGACCATCTTGGTACCTCTGCCAAGGACGTCGCTGCCTTCTTTGGCGGCAAGGATGCTGGGTCTTTCAGCAAGATGTGGAAGGACGCCAAGAAGCCTTTGATTGTCGTTGGTAGCGCTGTTTTGGAGACCAAGGATGGTGCCGCTGTCTTGGCTGAAGTCAGCAAGCACGTCTTGGCCAACTCTGACAAGTTTTTGACTCCTGAATGGACCGGTTACTCCGTTCTCCAGCGA ggaaaagaaactAACGAACCTCAGGCTGTTTCCCGAGCCGCTGCCTATGACATTGGTTTCACCCCTTCCgcctctgcttcctctACAAAGCCTAAATTCGTCTACCTCCTTAATGCCGACGAGATCGACCCTGCTTCTATCCCTGAAGACGCGTTCGTTGTCTACCAAGGCCACCACGGTGACTTTGGTGCTCAATTCGCCGATGTCTGCTTGCCAGCTGCCGCTTACACAGAGAAGAGTATGACTTGGATCAACACTGAAGGCAGAAGTCAGTTGGGTAGGACAGCGGTTCCTCCTCCCGGAGCCTCTAGGGAAGATTGGAAGATTGTTCG AGCATTGTCTGAAATTGTTGGCCAGCCTCTGCCTTACGACACTGTCCACGACCTCCGTCTCCGTCTCCACAgcatctctccttcccttgTCCGATATGACGAAATTGAGCGACCATCTCCTGAAGTTATCAAACTCGGGCTCGAAGCCCTCTCAAAATCTACTGTCAAACCATCAGCTGAGCCTTTGAAGAAGCCTATACAAGATTTCTACCGAACAGATCCCATCTCTAGGGCGTCTGTGACAATGGCGAGCTGCAGTAAGGCGTTTACAAGGAAGGACTATCACATTTCCAACGTTGACGAGAGCGGAGCACAAGCATCTTACGCATAA
- a CDS encoding hypothetical protein (HMMPfam hit to Sec1, Sec1 family, score: 427.1, E(): 1.9e-125) encodes MDVTKAIQTYLFKMINQVPGMKVLLLDSHTTPIVSLVTTQSELLSHEIYLVDRIDNNSREALNHLSCIAFLSPSGSSIEAVKTELAKPRYGNYWLFFSNVLSKAQIEEMASVDELEVVKEVQEYFADYLAHYPSHWSITQAALADGGDGPSNPPIYLPLPLHLPPPTLNSHLSTILSVLLSLKKRPVIRWERMSQAGRMLAQAVSGEMNQGKYRDLFEFRGTQGPAPLLLILDRRNDPVTPLLTQWTYQAMVHELFGITNGRVHLDSETKPELRDLILSPSSDPFYSENLFSNFGDLGASIASYVHSYQSRNAALTGGKSNNRLETVADMKRFVEEYPEFKRLGGNVSKHVTIVGELSKVVERDGLLEVSEVEQSLASQESHAADLKSVMTLLASSRVPSPNKLRLAILYALRYQKSPSAQIPQVVSTLISNGVPPERARLVYAMLNFAGADIRQDDLFMNENFFSRGKSALKGLKGVENVFTQHTPHLSQTLDLLLKGRLRETSYPFLEGDESARTQRPQDIIIFMLGGTTYEEARAVALLNRKLATDAAGGPGGTRILLGGSTIHNSSSFLDMVEAAAEHFPQDIWQPPMGLSATTSTVPSNSVTPGPSTSGVSLRAGGYELSVGGTAGSGLYRSNPGEVGASFEIPKIDQVAGGIRDGAGRLWGNMKQRVEERVSRGGTPQGQ; translated from the exons ATGGATGTCACAAAAGCGATACAGACTTACCTCTTCAAAATGATAAATCAGGTCCCGGGGATGAAGGTCCTTCTCTTGGACTCTCATACC ACACCAATAGTATCTCTAGTCACCACTCAAAGCGAGCTTTTGTCCCATGAGATCTATCTTGTGGACAGAATAGACAA TAATTCTCGCGAGGCACTCAACCATCTTTCGTGcatcgccttcctctcacCCTCAGGTTCATCGATAGAAGCAGTGAAAACGGAGCTGGCCAAACCTCGATATGGAAACTACTggcttttcttctccaacgtGCTCTCCAAGGCGCAGATCGAGGAGATGGCAAGTGTAGATGAGCTAGAAGTCGTCAAAGAGGTTCAG GAATACTTTGCAGACTATCTAGCGCATTATCCGTCACATTGGAGTATAACTCAAGCTGCCTTGGCAGATGGCGGCGATGGCCCGTCCAAT CCACCAATCTATCTTCCATTacccctccaccttccaccGCCCACATTAAACTCTCATCTCAGCACTATCCTCTCTGTGCTCTTATCATTAAAGAAACGCCCGGTTATTCGATGGGAACGCATGTCTCAGGCGGGCAGAATGCTTGCGCAAGCAGTATCAGGAGAGATGAATCAGGGAAAGTACCGGGATCTATTCGAGTTTAGGGGAACTCAAGGCCCAGCACCACTCTTACTTATATTAGATCGACGGAATGACCCAGTGACACCGTTATTGACACAATGGACATACCAAGCCATGGTCCATGAGTTGTTCGGCATCACCAATGGCCGAGTCCATCTCGATTCTGAAACGAAACCCGAGCTCCGAGACCTTATACTGTCGCCCTCATCTGACCCCTTTTACTCGGAAAATCTCTTTTCCAATTTTGGTGATTTGGGCGCATCGATTGCCTCTTATGTCCATTCGTATCAATCGCGCAACGCTGCCCTCACAGGAGGCAAGTCGAACAACAGGTTAGAGACTGTGGCGGATATGAAGAGGTTTGTGGAAGAGTACCCCGAATTTAAGAGATTAGGTGGCAACGTCAGTAAGCATGTCACAATTGTCGGCGAATTGAGTAAAGTGGTGGAAAGGGATGGATTGTTGGAAGTCAGCGAGGTCGAACAGAGTTTGGCAAGTCAAGAAAGTCATGCGGCGGATCTCAAG AGCGTAATGACCCTCTTGGCCTCTTCCAGGGTTCCTTCCCCAAACAAACTTCGACTCGCCATCCTCTATGCTCTCCGCTATCAAAAATCCCCATCCGCTCAAATTCCTCAAGTAGTCAGcaccctcatctccaacgGTGTCCCTCCTGAACGCGCACGCCTCGTATACGCCATGCTTAACTTTGCAGGTGCAGATATCAGACAAGATGATTTGTTTATGAACGAGAACTTTTTCTCCCGAGGGAAGTCTGCACTCAAGGGACTGAAGGGTGTAGAAAATGTGTTTACTCAACATACGCCCCATCTATCACAGACTTTGGATCTTTTGTTGAAAGGGAGATTAAGGGAGACGAGTTATCCATTCTTGGAGGGTGACGAATCGGCTCGAACTCAGAG ACCACAAGATattatcatcttcatgCTGGGTGGAACAACATATGAAGAAGCTCGCGCCGTCGCGTTGCTCAATCGAAAGCTCGCAACTGACGCCGCTGGTGGCCCAGGAGGAACGCGGATCTTGTTAGGTGGCAGTACCATCCATAACTCTTCCAG TTTCTTGGACATGGTGGAAGCTGCTGCCGAACACTTCCCTCAAGATATCTGGCAACCTCCAATGGGTCTTTCAGCAACCACGTCCACCGTGCCCAGTAATTCAGTCACGCCAGGCCCATCAACAAGCGGAGTGAGTCTAAGAGCAGGCGGGTACGAACTCTCTGTTGGTGGGACAGCAGGTTCTGGGCTGTATAGGTCCAATCCGGGTGAAGTGGGAGCCAGCTTTGAGATTCCAAAGATTGATCAAGTTGCGGGTGGGATACGGGATGGAGCAGGGAGATTATGGGGGAACATGAAGCAAAGGGTCGAAGAAAGAGTCAGTAGAGGAGGCACTCCTCAGGGTCAATAA